One genomic window of Polaromonas sp. SP1 includes the following:
- the hemH gene encoding ferrochelatase, with the protein MSFRSRLLTPFNPEPPFSHGAPPAGPSSSPATAVLLCNLGTPDEPTAPALRRYLAEFLSDPRVVEIPKPLWWLILHGIILRVRPKKSAAKYASIWMKEGSPLRVWTQKQAVMLKGYLAVRGQPVEVRYAMRYGNPSIASQLDQLKADGVTRVLILPAYPQYSGTTTASVFDAVYTWAARIRRIPEFRFVNHYHDHAGYIAALAARVREHWRTQGRAEQLVMSFHGVPERTLKLGDPYHCECYKTARLLANQLGLEPTHYKVTFQSRFGKAKWLEPYTEPTLVAMAQAGVKKVDVICPGFTGDCLETLEEISMEAREAFLHAGGAEFRYIPCLNDSHEWIAGLADVAQQHLAGWPAEQADAKALAASRERAIALGATR; encoded by the coding sequence ATGTCTTTTCGCTCTCGCCTCCTCACGCCTTTCAATCCTGAGCCCCCCTTCTCCCATGGCGCGCCGCCGGCCGGGCCTTCCAGTTCCCCCGCCACTGCCGTCCTGCTGTGCAACCTCGGCACACCCGACGAGCCCACGGCGCCGGCCCTGCGCCGCTACCTCGCCGAATTCCTGAGCGACCCGCGTGTGGTCGAGATTCCCAAGCCGCTGTGGTGGCTGATCCTGCACGGCATCATCCTGCGCGTGCGGCCCAAAAAGTCGGCCGCCAAATACGCCAGCATCTGGATGAAGGAAGGCTCGCCGCTGCGGGTCTGGACGCAAAAGCAGGCGGTGATGCTCAAGGGCTACCTGGCGGTGCGCGGCCAGCCAGTGGAGGTCCGCTACGCCATGCGCTACGGCAACCCGTCCATCGCCTCCCAGCTCGACCAGCTCAAGGCCGACGGCGTGACGCGGGTGCTCATCCTGCCGGCCTACCCGCAATACAGCGGCACCACCACCGCCAGCGTGTTTGACGCGGTGTACACCTGGGCCGCGCGCATCCGCCGCATCCCCGAGTTCCGCTTCGTCAACCACTACCACGACCATGCCGGCTACATCGCCGCGCTGGCAGCGCGCGTGCGCGAGCACTGGCGCACGCAGGGCCGCGCGGAGCAGCTGGTCATGAGCTTTCACGGCGTGCCTGAACGCACGCTCAAACTCGGCGACCCCTACCACTGCGAGTGCTACAAGACCGCCCGCCTGCTGGCCAACCAGTTGGGCCTGGAGCCCACGCACTACAAGGTGACCTTCCAGTCGCGCTTCGGCAAGGCCAAATGGCTGGAACCCTACACCGAGCCCACGCTGGTGGCCATGGCCCAGGCCGGCGTGAAGAAAGTCGACGTGATCTGCCCGGGCTTTACCGGCGACTGCCTGGAAACGCTGGAAGAAATCAGCATGGAAGCGCGTGAGGCTTTCCTGCATGCGGGCGGCGCGGAGTTCCGCTACATCCCCTGCCTGAACGACAGCCACGAATGGATCGCCGGGCTGGCCGATGTGGCGCAGCAGCACCTGGCGGGCTGGCCTGCGGAGCAGGCCGACGCCAAGGCGCTGGCGGCATCGCGTGAACGGGCTATTGCCCTGGGCGCCACACGATAA
- a CDS encoding glutathione S-transferase family protein yields MTVKIYGTAASRAARPLWLVHEMGLTHEHIPLPYAGGATRTPEFLAINPNGRIPVVDDDGVLVWESMACVLYLAERFKTPDAPLLAAQNHAEQAEILRWSFWVVTECEKDALAFLMHRIMMPADRRKPQLADDAERHLLTPLRVLDQHLQGRPYLAGERFTAADICVASVLAWVQGAASLMAQCPRVDEWLKRCLSRPAYRTVRLLAKSA; encoded by the coding sequence ATGACAGTCAAGATCTACGGTACAGCAGCCTCGCGCGCGGCGCGCCCGCTCTGGCTGGTTCACGAAATGGGCCTGACCCACGAACACATCCCGCTGCCTTACGCCGGCGGGGCCACGCGCACGCCTGAGTTCCTCGCCATCAACCCGAACGGCCGCATCCCGGTGGTGGACGACGACGGCGTGCTGGTGTGGGAGTCCATGGCCTGCGTGCTCTACCTGGCCGAGCGTTTCAAGACGCCGGATGCGCCGCTGCTCGCCGCGCAAAACCATGCGGAGCAGGCCGAGATCCTGCGCTGGAGTTTCTGGGTGGTGACCGAGTGCGAAAAAGACGCGCTGGCGTTTTTGATGCACCGCATCATGATGCCGGCCGACCGCCGCAAGCCGCAGCTGGCCGACGATGCCGAGCGGCACCTGTTGACGCCGCTGCGCGTGCTGGACCAGCACCTGCAGGGCCGCCCCTACCTGGCCGGTGAGCGCTTCACGGCGGCCGACATTTGTGTGGCCTCTGTCCTGGCCTGGGTGCAGGGCGCCGCCAGCCTGATGGCGCAATGCCCGCGGGTGGACGAATGGCTCAAACGCTGCCTTTCGCGCCCGGCTTACCGCACGGTGCGTTTATTGGCAAAAAGTGCCTGA
- a CDS encoding HAD family hydrolase: protein MLDLTTIKAISLDLDDTLWPIWPAIEKAEKALDDWLSRHAPMTAALFSNPAARHEIREHVTRSRPELKYNLSAIRREAIRLALYRSREDPLLAEPAFDVFYAARNKVTLFEDAVFALEFLSGRYPLVAVSNGNADIKRIGIDSYFKANISAQQFGVGKPDPRIFHAAAGAVDVLPTEVLHVGDDATLDVLGALNCGMQTVWVNRSDQLWAHPAVPHETVATLTELCDLFPR from the coding sequence ATGCTTGACCTGACTACCATTAAAGCCATCTCGCTCGACCTCGATGACACTTTGTGGCCCATCTGGCCCGCCATAGAAAAGGCCGAAAAAGCACTGGACGACTGGCTCAGCCGGCACGCGCCCATGACGGCGGCCTTGTTTTCCAACCCGGCGGCACGGCATGAGATCCGCGAGCACGTCACCCGCTCGCGCCCCGAACTCAAATACAACCTCAGCGCGATACGCCGCGAGGCGATCCGGCTGGCCCTTTACCGCTCACGTGAAGACCCCTTGCTGGCCGAGCCCGCGTTCGACGTTTTTTACGCGGCGCGCAACAAGGTCACGCTTTTTGAAGACGCCGTGTTCGCGCTGGAGTTTTTGTCCGGCCGCTACCCGCTGGTGGCGGTGTCCAACGGCAACGCCGACATCAAGCGCATCGGCATCGACAGCTACTTCAAGGCCAACATCAGCGCCCAGCAGTTCGGTGTGGGCAAGCCGGACCCGCGCATCTTTCATGCGGCCGCCGGTGCGGTGGACGTGCTGCCCACCGAAGTGCTGCATGTGGGCGACGATGCGACGCTCGATGTGCTGGGCGCGCTCAACTGCGGCATGCAGACGGTGTGGGTGAACCGCTCCGATCAGCTGTGGGCCCACCCGGCCGTGCCGCACGAGACGGTGGCCACGCTGACCGAGCTGTGTGATTTGTTCCCGCGCTGA
- a CDS encoding tripartite tricarboxylate transporter substrate-binding protein, whose product MPTIQRRKLLGGFAGLGVATLGGMAAPAWAQPAPKKLAPKLRIVIPAMTRTALDEAGRALGDALVGQGLADEIEYENKEGAGGTAGLAWYVQKYNADPTTFFMGDSNLVGSLALQKPAVDLTRVKPVARLVSDYPVVVVAAASPIKTINELVERLRGNPKLMPMAIGAVGGADHVFAGLLAKAAGNRPEDAVYLPFTRNFELVDAVTGGKAAIGIAGYSTFSAELASGKLRAVGVAAKKTAYGVRSVREQGVDVDITSWRAVFTGQGVPAARQAEMVEAVKASLAYELWKKTLKQAYWEQSWLSGPDLANFIDFDSKTTQLMVQLLKLKA is encoded by the coding sequence ATGCCGACTATCCAGCGACGCAAGCTTCTCGGCGGATTCGCCGGCCTGGGTGTGGCCACACTGGGCGGCATGGCCGCACCGGCCTGGGCCCAGCCCGCGCCCAAAAAACTCGCGCCCAAGCTGCGCATCGTGATCCCCGCCATGACGCGCACCGCACTCGATGAAGCCGGCCGCGCGCTGGGCGATGCCCTGGTGGGCCAGGGCCTGGCCGACGAGATCGAGTACGAAAACAAGGAAGGCGCAGGCGGCACCGCCGGCCTGGCCTGGTATGTGCAGAAGTACAACGCCGACCCCACGACCTTCTTCATGGGCGACAGCAACCTGGTCGGTTCGCTGGCGCTTCAAAAGCCTGCCGTCGACCTCACCAGGGTCAAGCCCGTGGCGCGGCTGGTCAGCGACTACCCGGTTGTGGTGGTGGCGGCCGCATCCCCCATCAAGACCATCAACGAGCTGGTCGAGCGCCTGCGCGGCAACCCCAAGCTGATGCCGATGGCCATCGGTGCGGTGGGCGGCGCAGACCACGTCTTCGCCGGCCTGCTGGCCAAGGCGGCCGGCAACCGCCCTGAAGACGCGGTCTACCTGCCCTTTACGCGCAACTTTGAGCTGGTGGATGCCGTGACCGGCGGCAAGGCGGCTATCGGCATTGCGGGTTACAGCACCTTCAGCGCGGAACTGGCCAGCGGCAAGCTGCGCGCCGTGGGCGTGGCGGCCAAGAAGACGGCTTACGGCGTGCGCTCGGTGCGGGAGCAGGGCGTGGACGTGGACATCACTAGCTGGCGCGCCGTGTTCACCGGCCAGGGCGTGCCGGCCGCGCGCCAGGCCGAGATGGTGGAGGCGGTGAAGGCGTCGCTGGCGTATGAGCTGTGGAAGAAGACCCTCAAGCAAGCTTACTGGGAGCAGTCCTGGCTGTCAGGGCCGGACCTGGCCAACTTCATTGACTTTGACTCGAAGACGACGCAGTTGATGGTGCAGTTGCTCAAGCTGAAAGCTTGA
- a CDS encoding tripartite tricarboxylate transporter permease has translation MDIFNALMAGFATAITPANLIWCLVGCALGTAVGVLPGIGPAVAVAMLLPITAKVDITASMIFFSGIYYGAMYGGSTTSILLNTPGETASMVTAMEGNKMAKSGRAGAALATAAIGSFVAGTIATVIVTLFAPFVAEFAVKLGPPEYFLLMLLAFTTVSAVLGKSTLRGMTALLVGLAAGCVGLDQISGQGRYTGGIPELLDGIEIVLVAVGLFAVAEVLYAVLYEGKTVEDQNKLSRVHMTRADWKRSIPAWLRGTAIGTPFGCIPAGGTEIPTFLSYATEKKLASPDIKAEFGTKGAIEGVAGPEAANNATVTAALIPLLTLGIPTSNTTAILLGAFQNYGIQPGPQLFTTSAALVWALIASLYIGNVMLLVLNLPMVGLWVKLLKIPKPQLYAGILIFATVGAYGMRQSAFDLFLLYGIGLLGVLMRRFDFPTAPVVVGMILGPLAEAQLRNAVSIGEGSAMVFLQRPMSITLVVIVVAVLVLPRLVKFFTARKTAG, from the coding sequence ATGGACATTTTTAATGCCCTCATGGCGGGTTTCGCCACAGCCATCACCCCAGCCAACCTGATCTGGTGTCTGGTCGGCTGCGCCCTCGGCACGGCCGTGGGCGTGCTGCCCGGCATAGGCCCGGCGGTAGCGGTGGCCATGCTGCTGCCCATCACCGCCAAGGTCGACATCACGGCCTCGATGATTTTTTTCTCGGGCATTTACTACGGCGCCATGTACGGCGGCTCAACCACCTCCATCCTGTTGAACACGCCCGGCGAGACGGCCAGCATGGTCACCGCGATGGAAGGCAACAAGATGGCCAAGAGCGGGCGCGCCGGCGCGGCGCTGGCCACGGCGGCCATCGGCTCGTTTGTGGCGGGCACCATCGCCACCGTGATCGTCACGCTGTTTGCGCCCTTTGTCGCGGAGTTCGCCGTCAAGCTCGGCCCGCCGGAATATTTCCTGCTGATGCTGCTGGCCTTTACCACGGTGAGCGCGGTGCTGGGCAAAAGCACGCTGCGCGGCATGACGGCGCTGCTGGTCGGCCTGGCCGCCGGTTGCGTGGGCCTGGACCAGATCTCGGGCCAGGGCCGCTACACCGGCGGCATTCCGGAACTGCTCGACGGGATTGAAATCGTGCTGGTGGCCGTCGGCCTCTTTGCGGTGGCTGAAGTGCTGTACGCCGTGCTCTACGAGGGCAAAACGGTGGAAGACCAGAACAAGCTCAGCCGCGTGCACATGACCCGGGCGGACTGGAAGCGCTCGATCCCCGCCTGGCTGCGCGGCACCGCCATCGGCACGCCCTTCGGCTGCATCCCGGCCGGCGGCACCGAGATCCCGACCTTCCTGAGCTACGCGACCGAAAAGAAACTGGCCAGCCCCGACATCAAGGCCGAGTTCGGCACCAAGGGCGCCATCGAAGGCGTGGCCGGGCCTGAGGCCGCCAACAACGCCACCGTGACGGCGGCGCTGATTCCGCTGCTCACACTGGGCATCCCGACTTCCAACACCACCGCGATTTTGCTGGGCGCCTTCCAGAACTACGGCATCCAGCCCGGGCCGCAGCTGTTCACCACCTCCGCCGCGCTGGTGTGGGCGCTGATTGCCTCGCTCTACATCGGCAACGTGATGCTGCTGGTGCTGAACCTGCCGATGGTGGGCCTGTGGGTCAAGCTGCTGAAGATCCCGAAGCCGCAGCTGTATGCGGGCATTTTGATCTTCGCGACGGTAGGCGCCTACGGCATGCGCCAAAGTGCGTTTGACCTGTTCCTGCTCTACGGCATCGGCCTGCTCGGCGTGTTGATGCGCCGCTTTGATTTCCCGACGGCCCCGGTGGTGGTCGGCATGATCCTCGGCCCGCTGGCCGAAGCGCAACTGCGCAATGCGGTGTCCATCGGCGAGGGCAGCGCGATGGTGTTCCTGCAGCGGCCGATGTCGATCACGCTGGTCGTGATCGTGGTGGCGGTGCTGGTGCTGCCGCGCCTGGTGAAGTTCTTCACGGCCAGAAAAACGGCGGGCTGA